Genomic segment of Drosophila biarmipes strain raj3 chromosome 2L, RU_DBia_V1.1, whole genome shotgun sequence:
GGTTAATGAGCTGCTAAGCAGTGTGGACGAGCCACCGCGTCGTCCCTCGAAGCGATGCGTGAATCTCACCGACCTGTTGAACGCCAGTGAGGCGACTGTGTATGAATACAATAAGTCGGGGCTGGAGGGTGGTTCGAAGAGTTTCTCGGATGCGGAAACTCAAACGGAAGGGGAGGATTGCGATGGCACCTGCACATGCGGGCAATCCTCAAAGAAACTCAAGCCTGATGGGGAAAACGCAAAGGAAATTGAGGAAAATAAGGAAAAGGCACCGGCCATGGCCCCAGCCCCacctccgccgcctcctccgccgccaccCGCCTTTGGAGTTCCTGCTCCcccgccgccaccgcctcctcctccgccgctgGCCAACAGTGGAGCACCACCCCCTCCGCCACCTCCTCCCCCCGGCAGGGGCAATGCACCGCCCCCACCCCCACCAGCGCCCATGGAAGGAGGCGGGGCGGTACCCCCTCCACCACCGCCCATGAGTGCCTCCCCTTCGAAGGCGCCGATCTCCCCCGCGCCTCTTCCCGACCCCGCCGAGGGCAACTGGTTCCATCGCACAAATAGTAAGTGCCCTACTTCAATTTTTATCACTACACTTAATAAAGaatcatttaattaaagtaTATTTACTATAATTTACAAAGGTGAAAAAGAAGAAGAtaaaatgtaagaaaatatgttaaaCCCAAtgttaatcatttaatttttccagcTATGCGCAAGAGCGCCGTTAACCCGCCGAAGCCCATGCGTCCTCTATATTGGACGCGGATCGTGACGAGTGCTCCGCCTGCGCCACGCCCCTCCTCGGTGGCCAATTCCACGGATAGCACGGAGAACAGCGGGAGCTCTCCGGACGAGCCGCCGGCAGCGAATGGCGGAgaggccacgcccactgcccCGCCACCCACCAAGGAAATCTGGACGGAGATCGAGGAGACGCCGCTGGACAACATCGATGAGTTCACGGAGCTGTTTTCCCGCCAAGCCATGGCTCCGGTCAGCAAGCCCAAGGAACTGAAGGTCAAGCGGGCCAAGTCCATCAAGGTTCTCGATCCGGAGAGATCCCGCAACGTGGGCATCATCTGGAGGAGCCTGCACGTGCCGTCCAGCGAAATCGAGCACGCTATATACCACATCGACACGTCCGTCGTGAGCttggagcagctgcagcacaTGAGCAACATCCAGGCGTCGGAGGACGAGCTGCAGCGGATCCGGGAGGCGGCCGGCGGAGACATACCCCTCGATCACCCCGAGCAGTTCCTGCTGGACATATCCTTGATTTCCATGGCCAGCGAGCGGATTTCCTGCATTGTCTTCCAGGCGGAGTTCGAGGAGTCCGTGACCTTGCTGGCTCGAAAGCTGGAGACTGTGTCGCAGCTGTCGCAGCAGCTGATCGAAAGCGAGGATCTGAAGCTGGTCTTCTCGATAATCCTGACCCTGGGCAACTACATGAACGGGGGAAATCGACAGCGGGGCCAGGCCGATGGCTTCAACCTGGATATTCTGGGCAAGCTGAAGGACGTCAAGTCCAAGGAGTCGCACACCACCCTGCTCCACTTCATAGTTCGCACCTACATTGCGCAGCGGCGAAAGGAGGGAGTGCATCCGCTGGAGATCCGACTGCCGATTCCGGAGCCGGCGGACGTGGAAAGAGCCGCCCAAATGGATTTCGAGGAGGTGCAGCAGCAGATCTTCGATCTCAACAAGAAGTTTTTGGGTGAGCTTTGAAGATGCGTTTGGCGCTTGGTGGGCTGAATAATATTGACTACTTTGAGGCACCTTTATCCTCCGCTTGAATTAATCATAAATTCCCACTTTTCAGGCTGCAAGAGGACCACAGCCAAAGTTCTTGCCGCTTCCCGACCGGAGATCATGGAGCCCTTCAAGTCCAAAATGGAGGAGTTCATGGAGGGGGCGGACAAGTCGATGGCGAAGCTCCACCAATCGCTCGAGGAGTGCCGCGAGCTGTTCCTGGAGACCATGCGGTTCTACCACTTTTCGCCCAAGGCCTGCACTCTAACTCTGGCCCAGTGCACTCCCGATCAGTTCTTCGAGTACTGGACCAACTTCACCAACGATTTCAAGGATATCTGGAAGAAGGAGGTCACCAGTCTCCTGAACGAATTGTAAGTTGATCGGGGCAACTGCGTCGTAAGCAAGCTAATTCCTATTTCACCCCTTCCAGGATGAAGAAATCCAAGCAGGCCCAAATAGAGTCCCGTCGCAACGTCTCCACCAAGGTGGAAAAGTCCGGACGGATCTCCCTCAAGGAACGCATGCTGCTGAGGCGCAGCAAAAACTAGTTGGTTACATAGCTCTAAGCAACGCGAtagcatatattttttattcctaGTTGCTTTTTATTACACTATTGCTAAGCAAATTTCTCGTTAAATGGATTCATTCTCCACTAATTGTTAAGTTACAAAATTGTATAGAAACTCTAACGCAGGCGTGGctctacaaaataaaatgtccTCTTGCTATTGTGATCGTACTTTTTCTGGAGTTGAATTGGTATGGTAATTGATAAAGGTAATGGCTACCTGTTACAAAAATGATTTGTGTGAATTGGTTGTTTTGCTCCTGAAACATAATCTTCAAATAAAGGAAGCATTGTGAAATAAAGAAGAAGCATTTCAGTTTAAACAACGCGCGCAGTTTTACAACACTGATTTAAGTCGTAAACGTTAGTTATCGTTTGTACCGATAGACGATAGGCCTTGTGCGCAGTCCGGCAGCCCTGCAAAAACAGCTGATTAGGCGGTTATCGATACCATCAGGTGGTGAAGtgccaaaataaaacaaaaattgtcaACAAAAGCGGGAAAATTTCGCCAATTTCTTAGTTAACCCACTTAATATGCACCGATCCCACCCGAGCATCAGTCGCCGCAAGCACCTGATGAAGGAGATGATGGAGGACGACTATGCCCTGCCCACGGAGAACCAGCAGATCGCGCGGGTCCTCAGCAGCCGGGGGAACAATCTCCACGAGGTGGAGACGGCGAAGCTCGAGGAGAACTTTCTGGGTGAGTGCGGGAAAGTCCTGGGAAAACCCCAATTACTATATGCCATGCTCAGTTAAGGCAACTTCTCATTGGAAGTCCCGCTTTAAAACAACATAAATGTTTGTATTTTCAGCGcacaatacatttttatttatcattggTTCTGAAAGGGCCTTGGGCCACCCCCAGCCGTGCTACTGATACTACTTTACCAGTCATCATCTGCTTGGCAAATAAACTTATATTCGGTACTGCAGTAGTAGTATATCATCTCATAATCAttgtttatgcaaatgcaCCTTACATTCCACCTGGAATCAGGTTCATCCGATGCCCAGTTGAAAAAGGAAGCTGCCCTGCCAGAAGCCACGGAAACGTGGTCGTCCTGCCGAGACAGACAGTTGATTCCCGTCCAGAAGCGTTCGGATGATAACGACTTCTTTGACTTCACCAAAAGCAGCTCTTCCCTGTCCTTAAAAGTGGCCAAATGGCCTCCCATTTCTCGGCACCTGCTGGCAGCACCATACCAATTCAACTTAATATTCCGTTCGAAATAGAAATATCTTGAGCCTATCAGCTCGAATTTCGGCGGCGGGCTCTTCACCGTCGTCACAGCCCTTGGTTCCAGCGATGTTTCGTTGCTTGTCAGGATCTCCTTAATGGCTACCAGTTGGCTGTCTAGCCTTCCCAGTCGTTCCTCGAAGTCCTTGGATGTGGCCTGCTGCTGGGTTTGCATAGCGGTTACGGCTTCCTGCAGTGCAGACAGCTGTGCCTTCACCTGGTTCTGGTCCGACTTGGTTTCGTTGGCTATACCCGCCTTGCAGGCGTTCCACTGATCCTGGTTTTCCGCCACGTAGTCCATCACCGCCCTCATCCTGGAGAACCAGTGGCCGTTGCAGCGGCTCTCCAAGTCCTCCGATTGACTCGCAGGACTCACACTATTTGGTGTTCCTGCCAGCGATCTATTGCGATCCCCGACAATCAGCACGGACAACAGAACGACTGCCAGCCTGAACATTTTCGTCCTTATCTCAACCGTATTTGCAAGACCAGCTTAAAAACGCTTCTGCAGTTCAGAGGCTTAGCGGCCTGACTTATATAGCGGTCTTATCATGTTTTTTGAGAAGCTTTGATACCTTACTGAATAATCTTCTGAACCATAGATAAGGGAGATGGCAATATTGAAAGCACCGCATTATTTTGGGAATCTCCCACATATGTATGACCAGAAAGAAAATTAGCTACTCCATAAAGCGTTTatattcttttgatttttacctttttaattGTAGAATGATATAGCCTAACAGACTTTTACTCTTCCAGTTTCAATGCCCAATAAGTTCCGCAAGAGCATGTGGGTGAAAAGAGGCGACTTCCTGCTGATCGAGCCGATTGAGGAGGGCGATAAGGTCAAGGCCGAGATCTGCAAGATACTCACCCCTGAACATGTCAAGGAGTACACGAAAGCTGGAGTGTGGCCGGACAAGTTCACCAAGAAACCTGCCCAGGAGGAATCGTCCAGCCAAAACCAAGACGACTCCGATTTCGAGGATGACCTTCTGCCCAATACCAACCGCCCCGTAAACCAGGAATCCTCCTCCGAAGAGGAAGATGAGGAAACATCCAGCGACGAAGACTGAAATTCCTCGTTCAAGTACAAAATTCGCCCACGTAGTTAAggtttttatacaaattaaacaaCTTCGTTAAGAAATAATCTAAAGAAATCTCAGATGTTATGCCCTCTTCGGTACTAccaagtatatatatatatttgatcaGGATTTCTAGTcgaatcgatctagccattaACAGTGAGATCATAAAAGCTACAAAAAGCTCTGCCCACTTTCTTAAAGATTTTGGTTTCATATTGTTAAACTCGGACTTAAGTAATCGGCTCTACGCAATCTCTGAGAGCGTCGCTTCCCTGCTCGCTCTCTTTATTTCCCTTATCTTGGCACCCGACCAAAGCTTGATTTCCTGTTTTTATTCCGTAcgaacatatttatatttttataaatacatcaGTAACCACCCTTGTCAGGTGAAATGCCATGAAAGGCTGCACAAGCTGCACAAAGTGTGATCTGAAAAGACGTATCAAGCAAATTCCTGCTAAGTTACTGCTATAGATAATGCCAATACTTGAGGCGAACACTGATAAGTTCCGGATGGGCATATATTTTCTAGAAAGCTTGGATAATTAATAactaatttttcaaaactcaTCATCTGCTCGGCAAATGAAGTTTCTGTTCACATTGTGACAAGTGCGATATGCCATTTGATAGCGTTCATCCAAGGCGACGCACCTCTGGCTATCGTTGTTGATTATTGGTTCATTTGGTAACCAACTGAAAAAGCGAGCTGGCTTGCCAGAGGCCAGGGACATTTGGTTGTACTTCTTAGACAGACAGTTGATTCCCAGCCAGACTGGAGATGATAAAGACACTTTTGCTTGCACTAAAAGCATTTCTTCCTTGTCCTTAAAGGTCGCCAGGTGGCCGCCCATCTCACGACATGCGTGTGCTGCACCGTACCAATTCAGCGTAATGTTGCGTTCGTAATAGAAATATCTTGAGCCTATGAGCTCGAACTTCGCTGGAGGAGCTTGCTCCGTCGACCCAGCCCCTGGCTCCAGAGAGGTTTCGTTCTTTGCCAGGATCTCCTTGATAACTTCTAGTTCGCTGTCCAGCCTGTCTAGTCGTTCCCCGAACTCGTCCGAGATCTTCCTTACAGATGCGTGCAGTCCAGACAGCTCTGTATTTACCTGCTTCTGGTCCGTGCTCGTGTCGTTGGCCGCAACGTAGTCCATCACCGCCCTCATCTTAGTGAAAAAGTGGACGTTGCAGTGCGTCTCCAGGTCCTCCGATTGGCTCACTGGACTCGAATCTTCTGGTGTTCCTGCTAGAGATCCAATACGATCCCTAGTAATCAGCACAAAGAGCACGATGATGGCACGCTGTAACATTTTTGCAAACAGGAAAGTCGAATAAGATCAGCTTACGCTGATGACTGAAGCTTCAGGGCTCAGAGCCCAGCTTTTATAGGTATCTTATCGTACTTGTTCAGGACCTTTGACTCTGTTCTGCACATATTTTCTTACACTAAGTGATTACACACCGAAATCAAACCACGAACTTATCATCCTTATGACAAGATTACACTTTTAATCCGCGTTAAAATGGTTTTCTTAATGCTGTATTCCACACAACCATTTCAACGCTGATCAACTGAATCAATGCAAAAAAGAAGCTCACTCCCATTTGAGTAGTTCGTAAAAACCATCCACGCCAATCTAGTTTTTTAGATGACAAACGGTAATGATATATTTGCAAAAGCTTGTGTAAAAAGGATTAAGTCACCCGTTTATAACTGCTCCAAACCAAGAACATCTTTTGTGCCttacaaaaatttgtatttacgATTTTTTCATAGGTTTTCTTTAGTCTCGCACCATCACTACTTCTCAAGAATGTaacaaaaaattgtgtttGTGGAGGCTGCTGCTACTTGAAGGGTCTTGTAACCGATCTAGAAATGGTTGCAAAAGCTACACAAATGCCTACTGCAGGAGGAATTAATAAGCGCTGAGATCGATCCGTAAAGCGTTTAAACTCCTCATTTATTAACTGCGACTTTTCAGGCTTCCTTCTCGAGGTGAGCCGGGTCGTCGGCCTCCTTGAGGCCATCGACATCGTTCAGTTCATCGATTTTGGGGCAAGCCAGCGCTTCGTGCTTCGTTTCCAGAGCCAAAGTCGATGGTCTGGTCTTGGTGAAGGGGAAATTGGTGAGATCCTCGATCTGTGGTGTGTGTACGGCTATGAGGTCCGTCTGGGTGGAGCTGCAGTCGATGATCTCGGCCTGTTTCTTGATAGCGTCCTGTGGCAGGTTGCACACCATCGTCAGGCAATTGACAATGGTTCCGATCGAGCTCTGCAGCATCTGAACCTGGTCGGTGAGCATGGTGCATCTCTTGGCCAAGTCATTGACCACGGCGGCAGAGTTCTGATCGAGACTCAGGTGGCCAGAGCCTCCGCCGTTGGCGTCCTCGCCCTGTTCCGTGGGCTTGGGGTCCACCTCCATGGTGGACACCTTCTTCCACAGCGCGTTGATGGCCTGCATCTGCAGCTGCTGAATCTTGCGCTCGTTCTCGAGCTGGGCCTTGGTCAGTAGCATGTCCTTGCCGAGTTGCCTGGGGAGAGAGAAAGGAGGGTTAAAGTGGGACTAAATACACCGGAATATGGACCACCTACTCGATGTACTCCTGTGTGCGTCGTCGCTGCAATCGCTCGGCTATGTCCTTGTTGGTCTTCTTGCGCGTATGATAGCCCCGCCACATCTTTTGGATGGTAACGGCCGAGGACTCCGTCACGTGCTCAATCAACCGATCCTCGCAGTTCAGACTGTTGTCCACCTGCTGCTTTACCTGCTCCTGCTGgtgcatctgctgctgcttttgggCAGCCATCTTCCTGATAGCCCTCAGTTTCTCGATGTTGATCTGCTCGCCGTCGTCGTCGGTGCTAAAGCCACCGGAGTCCACCAACACTGCGGATGACTGCAGCTtctcctgctgctggtgctgcatTTTATCGCCGCTAGATTTGGTGGCCATTCTCCGTGGACTGCTCGTGGGGCTCTGGTTCCTCTTCAGCTGCGGACTTCGCACTCTCGGCAAGTTCAGTTTGTTGTCTGTACGGCAAAAAAATCGTTAATGAGAGGGGATGTATCGTGTTGAAGTCTTGACTGTGTACAACTGGCCACCTTTGTTCTTGTTGACCTTGGTCTTGTGCAGCTGCGAGTTGAGAGCGGAGACCGTAACTCTTTGGGCCACGGCGGCGGGACAGACGTCCGGACTCATCAGGGTTTCCGGAACCGGGACCATCTTCGAGGCAGCCGCCAACGGGCCTCCAGATGGAGTTTGACTGACAAACGTTTGATCTGTGGAATGCGAATCTGATTTTAAAGTCTTGTTTCTAAAATCCCTAGCCTTGGTTCACTTTCAGTTTCTCAAATGTTCTCACCGTTGTAAGGATTAGGGGTTATATTCCTAGGCGTGGACTCCGTTGAGTTGTAGGTCTTGGTAGTCACGCTGCTGGACATTCCGCTGCCGGCCAGCGAGAAGCCCTCGCCATCGTTCTTGATGTTCTCGATCAGCGAGATGCTCATCTGCAGCGAGTGGTTCGCAGAGCCATTGTCTCCGACGatgctgttgttgccgctgttcCCGTGGTAGCTATTGGCCATGGACTCCGGCGATCCCTGGCGGCCACTCAAACGGGAGACTGAGTGTAAATAGGAATTAGCCATAGACAAACGGTAAGGCAATGAATGATGAACTCACATCTGGGCGACTGAATGCGACTCGTGGGCTTTTTGCGATGGGATGAGGGGGAAGTGCTGGCGGAACTATTGGCGTTATCCAAGATCTCCTCCTGCAACTGGCGCTGGTGATGTTGCGCCTTGCTGAGGATCAAACGCAGCTTCCTGTCGTTCTCGTTTTCCAGGGCTTTTCCCACCAGCGGGCACATGGAGCTCAGGTATTTGGCCAGACCCGACTGCTCGCCCACTCGAAACTGGCGACCACGTCCCTGGCTGTAGAGCCACTCCGCCTTCAGGCTCTCGATGGGGTCCACCACATAGCCGTCGATGTACTTCAGGCTCATGCACCAGTTCAAAACGAAGGGTCGGTAGTCAAAGCCACTGCAAGAAAGAAGTCATTACATTTCCACTTGACAGTTTCCGAAGCTAACTCACTCCAAGCTGTTGGTCATGTTCACACAGGGATTGTCCGAGATGGAAATGCTCAGCAGGTTGCTCAGGTGCGACAGCGTGCAGATCTCGTTGAGGTCGTTGATGCCATTCTTGGCCAGCGTTAGGGTTTCCagagaggtgggcaaatacTTATCGCACTGCCTCAGATGCGTCAGGCGATTCCCGTGCAAGTAGAGCTCCTTGAGATTGCGCAAATAGGACACGTCCGAGATGCTGCCGATGCTGTTCTCGGCCAGATTCAGCGACTCCAGGCTGACGTTCGTGTTCAGGTGCTCGATGGTCTTTATGTTGTTCCCCTCCAGGTTCAGCACGCGAAGGTGGAGGCACTCCTTCAGGCCCTCGATGGAGAGAATGCCGTTGAAGGAGAGGTTCAGTTCTCGGAGGCAGTGCAGCCGGCAGACGCCATACATCCGCAGCAATTGGTTCCTGGCCAGGGAGAGCTGTGAATGCAGGATTTCAGTTACAATAAGCAATTATTTTCACGGCTCTCTGCTAGTCACCGTTTCAATCTTGAGGTACGAGTCTATATTGTCGATCTTCTGCAGCTCGTTCTCGTCCAGGATGAGCTGCCGGATGCTGTGCGCATCGTCCTGCTTGGGCACCTTCTTCAGCTTCTGCTTGGACAAGTTCAGGATGTGCTTCTCCTCGCCGCTTTCGTCGCCTGTTTGTTTGGGatagcaaaatgaaaatatagttaactatatatatatttaaagaatgAAGGTCCCTCGTagaataaagtatttattgaattttttaatgggaaataaaatataaccttttaaagTCATCAGGGATTTCCACCTCTGCAAACTCGAATTGGAAAAGTATCGCATAACAGACGCCCCAATGTTACAGAATTGATGACTTCATCGGGGGCAGGACTTCCCGGAGGATGGGCAGGAGGTTAGGGCGCAGGTGCGTCCTTTTCTGCCAGGACCCTTAGCCCCCCACTGCCCCCTGACCCAAGTGGCACCCCACCCCCGAAAGTAGACTGCAAATTCCCATGCAGTTTCCACAATGCGATTCCCATTAGCAAGACCCATAATATGGAATAAAATGTCCCCCTGCTTAATATTAATTCGGCTCTTACCACTCATTTTGCCGATTAGAGGCCGAAATTCCAGCACTTCTGCTTCCTGCTCTTCGAATGGCTCTTGGGCGAAAAATCAATGGGCCACTTCTTCTCCTCGCGACGTTGTGCTCCTGAGTCCTGAGTTACCCAGCCCGGATATTCCGATCCCAGGCCGTTTGCGCGCCTCCGGCTTTATGATTCAGTCCACGCCATGGccttaaatttagtttttaatttagcgCCGTGCAACTATGttcttgtttattattattttatgacTATCGATACACTGCGAGGCGTGATGCCGTCATCGGCGGCTTGATTGCACAAGGCTATCGGTGCAGGAGCTATCGATTTCACCCCGCTTGCCTATCGATTGGCAAAAGCCCGCCTTGTTTAAATTACTTGCAGTCACTTGCTAAAGAGCTATAATCAACAATTCAGCATATTATAAATCACTTTTTACAAATATCACACCATAAAATGTGCCTTTTGTTTATTCACTTTCAATTGGTCTAATTCTGTAGGGATCAACTTAAGCAGTAATGGCATAACACAAGATACGATCCTAACCAGGATGCAATCTGCCGGGTTGGAGGCACAAGGACGATCGGAGTTAAGTAACTTTATTGGGTGCAGACAATTCCAAAGTGAGTTTGAGCGGGATGCGGGCGTTGCAGTGAGCCGggaacggaaacggaaacggaagtgggaTTGTGATGCTGGTTCGATGTGAATCGTCAGTTGTCATCTCAGGACTTGATCTCGATGCAGGCGTCCGGACTGGGCAGCACCACCTCGCCGTTGTCCACGGCGGCGGGCTTGAGCATGGCCATCGTGGCGGCGCCGTCCAGGACCTCATCTTTCCGCACGTGCAGCATATCGATCTCGGTAAGTGCCACATTTGGTTCCTAGATAAGAAATATGACTTGAAATTGGGCTGCAGAAGCGGTACGGAAAGGGAAATGCATTGAATTGATCGTTCACCTTCTCCATGGCGGCGTCCGAGACCTGCAGGTGGTACTTGTCCCGGCAGTAGCGCGAGAGCAGGGCAATGCCCATCTCGCGGTTCTTGGCGTACTTCGTCTCCCAGGCATCCAGCAGGCGGTTGTAGTAGCGGGCGTTCTCCACATACCGCAGATAGACATGGGTGCCGGCGGTGGGGAAGATCCGCTCCAGCGGCTGGCAGCGGGCCAGCTCGTCCTCGGCGACGATGAGGCAGCGCACGTCGTCCGGCAGCAGGTTGTCCAGTATGGTGTCCACGTACTCCTCGCGGAACTCGATGCTGCGGTTGGTGTACTGGTTATGCTTGCGCACCTCCTCCGCCGTCAGGCAGGTGGTGAAGATGCGCTTGTCGTGGCACAGCGGGCCGGCCAGATTCAGCTCCTCCAGGATCTCCGCCTGCTGGCGCTCGTTCAGCTTCGGCGGCACCTGATAGAGCGCCGTATTCAGCACGGCCTGTATGAGCGGACCCTTCACGTGCAGGTCCAGCGGCAGTTCCGAGTGCAGCGACGGCGATATGTTGATCTCCAGCAGCCAGGGCACCAGGTTCTCGTCCAGCAGCACGTCGAAGCCGAACAGCTCGAAGCAGTTGTAGCGGAAGTTCACATTCTGCCGGTACATGCGGTTCAATCCCGACTCCCCGCTCACGATGCCCTTGATCACCAGGTTCCGCAGCGTGGCCCACAGGCGCTTGGTGTTCACGCCCCGGTTCTCCAGGCAGGACCACAGGGACTGGAGGGTCCACTTGTGGCCCTGGCAGGCGTTGAAGTCCTCGTTCTTCGCGTAGTTCTGCGAGAACTTGTTGATGCTGTAGTTGGTCAGGTGCATGCAGCGCTCGTCCAGGTTGCTCAGCTCCGAGCTGTACTTCACGGACGCGAAGCGCGCCAGTCCATCCTTGTACATATAGATGCGGAGCGGGTTGATGGAGGTCAGCACGACGTACAGCCGCATGTCGAACTTGTTGTCGTTGATCAGCAGCGGTCGTTCAATGTACCTGCAGGGGAGGAGCGATTCTCATTAGGAGGAGCACCTGATGGGCAGGATGTGGGGACCTACTTCTGAACCACCAGGGGACGGTCCTTGGGGAACTGACTCCACTTGTTCACGATCCGTATGCCCGTTCCTCGGGCACTGGCCGGCGGCTTAACGATCCACTTCGTCAGCTTGGAGGCGTTCTTGGGCCACACCTGGCGCAGGCTCTCCAGGTCATCGGGCATTATGTAGGATCTGTTGGGGCACAAGGGGGAAATGTTTGAGATGGTGAAATGCCCATGAGGGGATGCCCTCACTTTTGCATAAAGCCGAACTCCTTCTTGCCGAATTTCTTCATGTTGTTATAGATGCTGCGCCACATGGTGTCCTTGCGTCCGATGCGGAACGAGCCGGGTATGTGGTTGTACTTCTGGTGCGACCGGATGGTCCTGAAGCCGGGGCTCTTCATGTGCTTCTCCCACACGGCCATCCAGTCGGTGGTGTCTGCAAGGGGAAATGGGGTTAGAAGGACTGCAGTGTGGTCGTCGTACCACCACTCGTGGACGCACTCTTGATGATGCGGAAGCCAGAGTTGAGCACCACGCGCTTGACAATCTTGGGCATCACGGGACTGAGCTTCCATTTGAGCACTCGGTGCAGGGCGGCCGGCATCGAAGGACCCTTGTCCGCGTGCGAGGTGAAGTTCAGGTACGGGGGGACGTGCGGGAAGAGGCTGGGCGAGAGGATGGCCTCCGGGCGGAAGTAGACCGACGCCTCCGACTCCGTGGTGGCCACCGACTCCTTCGACGGCGTCTTCTCCGGCAGCAGGCGAGTGTGCTTGCTCTGGCGCGTCTCCGTGTTGTCCTCCTCCAGGAAGAACGGCGTGCCCACGTACTCCTCCTCCGAGTCCGAGTCGTCGTAGTTGTTGATGTCGTCGATGGCTAAAAAGGGTAATGAAAGTTGGGTTTTTAGAGGCTTTGAGGAACTCGCTAAGGTGAGGTTTCCCTACCTGCACAGGGATCATCCTCGTGCCTCCGGTCGTGGTCGTGCCCGGCCCCCTTGTTCAGGGAGACCCCCACGTACGCTGAGCTGTGATCTCCGGCGGAAATCCGCTGGCTGTGGAAGGGCTGCTGGCTGTTCTGGGGCGCATGGGCGTACAGGGAGGCGTAGAGACTCGTCTCCAGGGCGCTGGCCGCCGACTTGGTCAGCCCGTTCTGGGTGAGCAGCCTGCTCttctcctcctgctgctgggcACTCAGCATGCTGCTGCCGTGGAACGAGTTCACCACGATCTTGCTGGGCGGCGACGGCTTGAGGGTCTGGGTGCTCGGGCAGGACAAGCTGGCCGGGGCCACCTTTCCCTGGCTGGGCGGACTGAGGCTGGAGCGCTTGGGCCCGTTGGCCGCCGAGTTCTTGACGAACGCCTCCTCCCTGGCGCGCTTCAAGAGCATCTGGTTGGTTAGTGGGGCGGAAGCGGAAACGCAGTACATGGAACACGCAGGCGGAAAGGAAGACACATAAAACAGGGATATGCAAGGGATCAGGAGGTTTGTGGACGAAACAGGATATTTTGAAACGTGCTTGATGGGACGCAGTCGGAAACTATAACTACTtgttttactttacttattttacGAGTGAAAGTGAGTTGAGCTTCACGCTTTActtttcttataaaaatttgttttgcttttttttaatacagataatcattttttaaaaattaaatcctttcgaaaatatttaaataataaatttaatataataaataaaatcttttatgttatttgaatgtaaaaaata
This window contains:
- the LOC108029140 gene encoding protein cappuccino isoform X6, with the translated sequence MIRHKVEEFVPILLVLAITLLALLRWGIRVTIKPTISSPPKNTIKSGVNNRSRKGVSAVQHDHNNMGNSQNRSANTDEKSPPGGATLLRVGGAGGGGAGGVGVALAERGNSRVRVLSRLMGQKRIREAFLHSPKTGSSLEVNLAGGGDGSSDWTAAEAEVEHGQLNASAEQIDFPPAKPPRLKRQLQTQAEDEDRCRLSQLCQISIAHKNIQNEEESLGILSREELPEQERNSPMTKQPRKRRVAPQPPPKPPPKPRKNRGESAPSDDHCAFIEQLFAETTGAAPKTTVVAGSAGATGLSGPSSSLETQSTVIISFKSSQTPVQSQTNSAAASENVEDDTAPLPLPPPPPGFGTPTTPLLSSNVLKKVASFTVEKSSAGNNSSNPPNLCPASDETTLLATPLSSSLLVATLPPDTAGGVASGAGSRRGSSYVPEKLSFAAYEKFEGQMLIKWLISTMQSNPRSSSSDANQELFSSLALQFCNNLKYVGVLKQISNEHLDCGFSPYEMYQWTHTEQPTTSLPLTPGKLDKVAAWPFSSTPSGIRALESASLASLGAGAAGGSLATVATATTASSDNQKTLQQILKKRLLNCSTLAEVHAVVNELLSSVDEPPRRPSKRCVNLTDLLNASEATVYEYNKSGLEGGSKSFSDAETQTEGEDCDGTCTCGQSSKKLKPDGENAKEIEENKEKAPAMAPAPPPPPPPPPPAFGVPAPPPPPPPPPPLANSGAPPPPPPPPPGRGNAPPPPPPAPMEGGGAVPPPPPPMSASPSKAPISPAPLPDPAEGNWFHRTNTMRKSAVNPPKPMRPLYWTRIVTSAPPAPRPSSVANSTDSTENSGSSPDEPPAANGGEATPTAPPPTKEIWTEIEETPLDNIDEFTELFSRQAMAPVSKPKELKVKRAKSIKVLDPERSRNVGIIWRSLHVPSSEIEHAIYHIDTSVVSLEQLQHMSNIQASEDELQRIREAAGGDIPLDHPEQFLLDISLISMASERISCIVFQAEFEESVTLLARKLETVSQLSQQLIESEDLKLVFSIILTLGNYMNGGNRQRGQADGFNLDILGKLKDVKSKESHTTLLHFIVRTYIAQRRKEGVHPLEIRLPIPEPADVERAAQMDFEEVQQQIFDLNKKFLGCKRTTAKVLAASRPEIMEPFKSKMEEFMEGADKSMAKLHQSLEECRELFLETMRFYHFSPKACTLTLAQCTPDQFFEYWTNFTNDFKDIWKKEVTSLLNELMKKSKQAQIESRRNVSTKVEKSGRISLKERMLLRRSKN